In one window of Oryza sativa Japonica Group chromosome 9, ASM3414082v1 DNA:
- the LOC107278817 gene encoding BTB/POZ and MATH domain-containing protein 1, which translates to MLMSVFVIIIGCYMAIDWITDIVIFINILSSLFNIAYSIAIDGQLRHHIRSSLLILIVITFPPIFTLLKYILYAGDDDGTIPIPWLNLNGQLGDIVDRADGSDVPFSVGGEMFHAHHAVLAARSPVFKTELLGSMAESAMPCVTLHNIDPATFKALLHFVYMDALLSPTRGGASSTSTTTGFFKSLLMAVDMYALKRLKLMCAQKLWGSVSVETVATTLGYAETYHCPELKSKCLSFLMAESSFKKVAFTDGYFHLRQDFPLIIEEIKKRIES; encoded by the exons atgctgatgagcgtctttgtcattatcattggctGCTACAtggctattgactggatcaccgacattgtcatcttcatcaacatcctgtcgagcctcttcaacatagcctatTCTATTGCTattgatgggcaacttcgtcatcatattCGATCATCTCTATTGATTCTAATTGTCATTACC TTTCCCCCTATTTTTACTCttcttaaatatatattatacgccggtgacgacgacggcactATACCCATCCCGTGGTTGAACCTCAATGGCCAGCTCGGCGACATCGTGGACCGTGCCGACGGCTCGGACGTGCCGTTCTCTGTCGGCGGCGAGATGTTCCACGCACACCATGCCGTGctcgccgcgcgctcgccggtGTTCAAGACGGAGCTCCTCGGGTCCATGGCGGAGTCCGCCATGCCGTGCGTCACCCTGCACAACATCGACCCGGCCACGTTCAAAGCTCTACTACACTTCGTGTACATGGACGCCTTGCTGTCGCCGACTAGAGGCGGTGCCAGCTCGACGTCGACGACAACCGGATTTTTCAAGAGCTTGCTCATGGCGGTGGACATGTACGCATTGAAGAGGTTGAAGCTGATGTGTGCACAGAAGCTGTGGGGGAGCGTGTCAGTGGAGACGGTGGCGACGACACTAGGCTACGCCGAGACGTACCATTGCCCGGAGCTAAAGAGCAAGTGCCTCAGCTTCTTGATGGCGGAGAGCAGCTTCAAGAAGGTGGCCTTCACTGATGGCTACTTTCATCTTAGGCAGGATTTCCCGTTAATTATCGAAGAGATAAAAAAGCGGATTGAGAGTTAA